The DNA region ATTTCTAGCCAGGTCATGGTGCTGTTGATGCTCTGGTGTAACGCGAGTTTGCGGGGAGGTACCGTTTTGTACCTTTGATGGCGAGACGAAAATATCTTTAATCGAAAATCCCATCTATTTTCTTTCCTTAAGGCTTTGGTGGAGAAAGACTCCTTCAGAAAGCTTATCGGCTAAGAGCCTCTCTAAAGTTGCTTCATAAGCAGGTAAAAGTGATTTTCCCCTCTTATCCCGCTTTAAAGCCGGGAAAACGGCATAAAGAGCCTCTTTCTCCTCGGGAAGTAAGTGGAGGTTCTGTAGGTTTCGACCACGAAAATACACTTCACCCTTCGCACGGTCGAAATGGATAGAGGCTACTTCAGAGCCCAACATGAAGGTGAAGGTAAAGCGGTCGCGGTAACAGGCCAGCATGCTGTCTGGCAGAAGGGGCGAAAAGTGATTTACCTTCCTTGCTCGCGATTCGTGTAAGGTCACTTTTTCTGCTTCGGCATTTTTGCTTTCGCGCTTTTCCAACCACTTTTGAAGTTCTTCTTTCACCACAGGGGCCTCCCTTAAAAAAAGTACCTACCCTCCTTTTTTGCAGCATTTGTGCCAAAGGCATGAGGATAAAAGCTTTGCTAACGGCTTGTTCTGTAAGCATTTTTCTGGGAAAGAAAATAGTGTGGAGAGAAAAAAATTCTCAATGTGAAAAGAAAGAAAAAAAAGAGAAAAGATTGACACTTCGAGTATCTTGCTGCTTATTGAATTTCATGAAGAAAATGTTTTGCGACTCTTCAGCTTCCCCTCACCTTGGCACTGTTTGCTGTGCATACTCAAAAAAACTTTTAGCATTTGAAAGCGAGGCCTATGGCAACAATCTCTGTTGAGAAAAATAAACTTATTCCCATTTTTATCAGCGAAGAACTGCTTGAAACACTCCCTGCCTCGTCACAAACTTTCTTAAATGAACTCGATACCAATCAAGATAACTATCTTGATGCCAGCGAACAAAGAGATTTTTTACAAAAATCTCTTGGCAATCTCAAACTGAGCACTCCACAACTTTGGATGAAAAAAAAGATATCTGCAGCAAAGTTGCTCACGCAATTGTATCAAGAGTGTAAAGTTTTCTTCGAGGAGGATCATTTTACCACGCAAGATATTTCTTTTCATCTTTCGTGGATGGAAAACACACAAGTTCTTTCCCTGCTTGTGTATTCCTTTTCTTCTTCTGATGCTGCAGCTTTAGCTCCATTTTTGGAACATTTTCCCAAACAAACAGCTTCTTTCATTCGTAATAACATCAATGAACGAGGAGAACAGTTTGCAACTTTAACACAGTCATTTGCAAAAATTTCTCCTCATAGCACCGAAAAATTTCTTCAAACACTTGGAAAAACTTATGATGGCGCTGAAAGAGCAATGACGCTGGTGAGTAGGCTTACTCCAAAAAAATGTATTGAACTTTTTTCTGAAATGCATCCCGCTTTGAATGCACAGATTCTTTTTCACTTACAACATGGTGACAAAAAACAACAGGAACTCGCTCGTTTTCTCCTTGATCAAACCCAATGGAATCGAGTTTTACTTCAAAACGAAGATGATCTGGGAAAGGCTGAAGAGATTGCAAAAAAACTTCTTCGCATCGATTCCTTTCTTGATCTTTTCTTTGATGTGCAAGATGTCAAAAAAAATGTAAGCGTTTTACCCACTCTTCATTCTGCAGCGCTATCAACTCTTTCTTCTTGGAAACCTAAGCAAAATGATGAGCACATGCTGATTCTTCTTAATGATGCAAAATTTTTCCCTGAATTTTCAGGAGCTGAAATTGCTGCAAACGAATTCACTCAAGATAATAGCCGAATAAAAATTTACGTGGACAGAACGGTTCAGCTTCCACCCAAAGAACCAACGCAGAAAAAATCTCCTTCTTTTTTTTCAGATCAGTTTATTGCTGAATCAATTCTCACAGAAGAAACTTATTTTGACTTAAAACCAGAAGTGCAATTAGGCGGAACCCTTGCGGCAAACAGCTTTGGTGTTTTAAGCTTTGCTATAAATGACGATACCGGAAGTAGTTATCTTCTTTTTTCTGACGATGTAAGAACCATTGAATTTGAGCTTGAATCAGGTAAGGCACTTCTTTTTGAAAGAGGTGAGCATCGGCCCTCGCTTATGATCGACTTTAGAAATCCTGAAAAGTCTTTTGGATATGATGGACCAACTTACAACATTGATCAATATGCAGAAGATCTTAAAAAACTTTACTATGAGATGTTAAGCAGCATTGAAGATAAATCTCTTCGATTTAGGTACACTGATTTCTTCAAGCAAGCTCTCTAAAAACTTTTTACAAACTCGCTTCAGCCTTTTTTACGAGCTCCGGCTCATGCTTCTTCTTTTTTGAAAGTGGAAGAGCTGGAACCGCGCGCTCAACACTCAAGTCTGGATCGAAGCATGCTCTGCAACGCGCTTCATAGGCTTCTCCGGAGCCTACCACAACTGTGCCTTGGTCGGTTGTAAGACGTTGTGTTTTGGAAGCAAGCCCACCGCATACTTTGCAAATAGCTTTTAATTTGAGCACTGATTCAGCAAGCGCCAAAAGTGTTGGCATACTTCCAAAAGGCCTGCCTTTGTAATCTTGATCTAAGCCAGCAAGAATAACTCGAAGTCCGCGATTGGCTAACTTCACGGCAACATCAGCAATTTCCTCACTATAAAATTGAGCCTCGTCGATGCCAACCACTCTCGTGTTGTCGTGAATTTTATCTAAGATTTCTTTTGCGGTGGAGACGGGTTCACACTCGAAACGTTGTGCACTGTGAGACATAATGTAAGCTTCATCATAACGATCATCAATAACAGGTTTAAAAATTTGAACCCTTTGCTTTGCAATTTGAACAAGCTTTAAGCGGCGAATCAATTCTTCAGTTTTCCCCGAAAACATTGGGCCACAAACCACTTCAATCCAACCTGAATATCTTCCTTGATGTGCAAACATACATTCCCCCGTTTTTAAAAATGAAAAACTTTACTTACGATACCAAAATCCCCGCTATGCAGGCGGTGATGCAGGAAACAACAGCTCCTCCTAGCATCGCCCTAAAAGCAAGTTTTGCAAAATCAGTTCTTCGTTCTGGCGCAAGTGCCGACAAACCACCGATCTGAATACCAATTGAAGCAAAGTTTGCAAATCCACAAAGCATGTAGGTAGACATGATCTGAGCTTTTTGGGAAATAAGGCCACCTTTGATAAGAGGTGCAAGTTGAGAATACGCTACAAATTCGTTCACAGAAAGCTTGATGCCTAAAAGATTTCCCACTTCATAAACATCCGCCATGGGAACTCCCATCAAATAAGCAAGTGGCGAAAAGATGGTTCCAAAAAAAGTTTTCAAACTTCCTGGAAAAAATCCAGAATATTCTCCGCTGCTTAAAACTGCTCCCCCAAAAAGATTCCCGTCGATCAGTCTGTCTAAAACAAGGAGAATTTTATCTGCAAGTGCAATCAACGTAATGAACGCCACCAACATGGCAGCAACATTGAGTGCCAGATGCAAACCATCGTGCACTCCTTTGGAAGCTGCATCTAATAAATTTGAGCCTCCATCAACATGAGGAACTTTAATCACACCCTGCGTTTCCGACACTTCAGTTTCAGGGTACAAAATTTTTGCAATCATCAAAGAAGCTGGAGCAGCCATAACTGAGGCAATCAAAATATGCTGCGCAGGAATTCCCATCCCAATATAGCCAGCCATTACACTCCCAGCGATGGTTCCAAAACCGCCAACCATTATGGCGTGAA from Deltaproteobacteria bacterium CG11_big_fil_rev_8_21_14_0_20_42_23 includes:
- a CDS encoding thymidine kinase, translated to MFAHQGRYSGWIEVVCGPMFSGKTEELIRRLKLVQIAKQRVQIFKPVIDDRYDEAYIMSHSAQRFECEPVSTAKEILDKIHDNTRVVGIDEAQFYSEEIADVAVKLANRGLRVILAGLDQDYKGRPFGSMPTLLALAESVLKLKAICKVCGGLASKTQRLTTDQGTVVVGSGEAYEARCRACFDPDLSVERAVPALPLSKKKKHEPELVKKAEASL
- a CDS encoding NupC/NupG family nucleoside CNT transporter; amino-acid sequence: MDRLIGFVGIIVLLGLTFLFSNNRRKINYRTVLVGLSLQFFLGILLFKWEAGNHFIQIVAAKVTSFLFLTDQGTSFLFGNLVNPEMMDTFGFQFAFRVLPIIIFFASFMGILYYLGVMQRIVQVFAWTMSKLMKTSGAESLSCSANIFLGQTEAPLLVRPFLNSCTKSELHAIMVGGFGTIAGSVMAGYIGMGIPAQHILIASVMAAPASLMIAKILYPETEVSETQGVIKVPHVDGGSNLLDAASKGVHDGLHLALNVAAMLVAFITLIALADKILLVLDRLIDGNLFGGAVLSSGEYSGFFPGSLKTFFGTIFSPLAYLMGVPMADVYEVGNLLGIKLSVNEFVAYSQLAPLIKGGLISQKAQIMSTYMLCGFANFASIGIQIGGLSALAPERRTDFAKLAFRAMLGGAVVSCITACIAGILVS